In Holophagales bacterium, one DNA window encodes the following:
- a CDS encoding tetratricopeptide repeat protein, which translates to MWKCFVCRGSVLRSARGVLAALALAGLLAPSLVAAADKPREVPPPGLRKTTLATWEIKVVGAPFAGLTNEDAGLVLRDWLTNALLATSIFNVVDRDRMQAVLSEQQLASAGLAVDTGRLVKAGQLLKVNEIVLGSVKNLGQTTEVDFKLLDVNTTTYTLTLDYSLPFSSSIEVLKPEIERVVAGLASRFPVNVSIAELVDERHLAVSAGADAGVAAGFRAVVVRSGSHDPVVEGRVVAVAAGTAQIELDAPAADLNLFDFDVQLRFASEQQASAERGMRSYQEGHYAEAVGELGKAVTLNPHDTAALLNLARSAWKLGDVDRAVETYRRAAVLRPDDATVLDELATVLLESGRLVEARQLVPPSPAATTAAGLAVQATLAELSGERAAARSAWNGLRQLATNGEALAALALLSREEGDEAAASALLDSGDAATSPAIALLRAALHEPISASAVSAGLQRAEAARDVAGLTRAARLYAARQQWEAAREIASRALALQPDATAARLAAADAAFHAGELAAALALLDQGIQRRPDSWPLHRQRGALLLAAGSDPAGAVASLEKARQISPGERATLEPLAAAWRATGDAGRAAAVLRELIAGGRAVGGAALASLAESQLEVGDVAGASASLERCVAEAPEEISCRYRLGVLALEGQLPGGAERARELLEPVSTHADAALRLAQAYETLHRPTDAARLLRQCLDARCPGWQPAAAKLARVEAQMGRVSGAAPWDNKQVYVDLGTNVGVKPGQRLAVLGNGRLLGELTVSEVEPQRSLTRLTRGSAPAGATVRGRPLAPHGVAAHRQSGPAGDEVIVSWQIDEQPEVDGFRVERRVGSGNWSAMPTELRRTERSFVDHAPGGGPAATYRVRAVSHATGDSAPSEAAELAAAGATP; encoded by the coding sequence ATGTGGAAGTGCTTCGTCTGCCGCGGTTCCGTCCTACGCTCGGCGCGAGGCGTGCTCGCCGCACTGGCCCTCGCGGGCCTCCTCGCTCCCTCTCTCGTTGCAGCCGCCGACAAGCCGCGCGAGGTCCCTCCTCCCGGCCTGCGCAAGACCACCCTCGCCACCTGGGAGATCAAGGTCGTCGGCGCCCCGTTCGCCGGCCTCACGAACGAGGACGCCGGCCTCGTCCTGCGCGACTGGCTGACGAACGCGCTGCTCGCCACCTCGATCTTCAACGTCGTCGATCGCGACCGGATGCAGGCGGTGCTCTCCGAGCAGCAACTCGCCAGCGCCGGCCTCGCCGTCGACACCGGGCGCCTGGTGAAGGCTGGGCAGCTGCTCAAGGTCAACGAGATCGTCCTCGGCAGCGTCAAGAACCTCGGGCAGACCACCGAGGTCGACTTCAAGCTGCTCGACGTCAACACCACGACCTACACCCTGACCCTCGACTACTCGCTCCCGTTCAGCTCCTCGATCGAGGTGCTCAAGCCGGAGATCGAACGGGTCGTGGCGGGTCTCGCCTCCCGCTTTCCGGTCAACGTCTCGATCGCCGAGCTCGTCGACGAGCGCCACCTGGCGGTGAGCGCCGGCGCCGACGCCGGCGTGGCGGCGGGCTTCCGTGCCGTCGTCGTGCGCAGCGGCTCGCACGACCCGGTCGTCGAAGGACGCGTGGTCGCGGTCGCCGCCGGCACGGCGCAGATCGAGCTCGACGCCCCCGCTGCCGACCTGAACCTCTTCGATTTCGACGTCCAGCTGCGCTTCGCCTCCGAACAGCAGGCGAGCGCCGAGCGCGGGATGCGCAGCTACCAGGAGGGGCACTATGCCGAGGCGGTGGGCGAGCTCGGCAAGGCGGTGACCCTCAACCCGCACGACACGGCCGCCCTCCTCAACCTGGCGCGCTCGGCGTGGAAGCTCGGCGACGTCGATCGGGCGGTGGAGACCTACCGCCGGGCCGCCGTGCTCCGCCCGGACGACGCGACCGTGCTCGACGAGCTGGCGACGGTGCTGCTCGAGAGCGGCCGCCTCGTCGAGGCGCGCCAGCTCGTGCCGCCTTCCCCGGCGGCGACGACCGCCGCCGGGCTCGCGGTGCAGGCCACGCTCGCCGAGCTCTCGGGCGAGCGCGCGGCGGCGCGCAGCGCCTGGAATGGCCTGCGTCAGCTCGCGACGAACGGCGAAGCGCTCGCCGCGCTCGCACTGCTCTCGCGAGAGGAGGGAGACGAAGCGGCGGCCTCGGCCCTGCTCGACTCGGGGGATGCCGCGACGTCGCCGGCGATCGCCCTGCTGCGCGCGGCGCTCCACGAGCCGATCTCGGCGAGCGCGGTGAGCGCCGGACTGCAACGCGCCGAAGCGGCGCGCGACGTCGCCGGACTCACCCGGGCCGCCCGCCTCTACGCGGCACGCCAACAGTGGGAGGCGGCGCGCGAGATCGCCAGCCGCGCCCTCGCGCTGCAGCCGGACGCCACCGCCGCCCGGCTTGCCGCCGCCGACGCCGCCTTCCACGCCGGCGAGCTCGCCGCGGCGCTCGCGCTGCTCGACCAGGGCATCCAGCGGCGCCCGGACAGCTGGCCGCTGCACCGACAGCGCGGGGCCCTGCTGCTGGCGGCCGGCAGCGACCCGGCGGGTGCGGTGGCGAGCCTCGAGAAGGCGCGCCAGATCTCGCCGGGAGAACGCGCCACCCTCGAGCCGCTCGCCGCGGCGTGGCGCGCCACCGGCGACGCGGGTCGTGCCGCCGCCGTGCTGCGCGAGCTGATCGCCGGAGGTCGCGCGGTCGGCGGCGCCGCGCTCGCCTCCCTCGCCGAATCGCAGCTCGAGGTGGGAGACGTCGCAGGCGCGTCGGCGAGCCTCGAGCGCTGTGTCGCCGAAGCGCCGGAAGAGATCTCGTGTCGCTACCGGCTCGGCGTCCTGGCCCTCGAGGGACAACTGCCCGGCGGGGCAGAGCGCGCCCGGGAGCTGCTCGAGCCGGTGTCGACGCACGCCGACGCGGCGCTCCGCCTCGCCCAGGCCTACGAGACCCTGCACCGGCCGACCGACGCGGCGCGTCTGCTGCGACAGTGCCTCGACGCCCGCTGCCCTGGATGGCAACCGGCGGCTGCGAAGCTCGCCCGCGTCGAGGCGCAGATGGGTCGCGTCTCCGGGGCTGCTCCCTGGGACAACAAGCAGGTCTACGTCGACCTCGGCACCAACGTCGGCGTGAAGCCCGGCCAGCGACTCGCCGTGCTCGGCAACGGCCGCCTGCTCGGCGAGCTCACTGTCAGCGAGGTCGAGCCGCAGCGCTCGCTGACCCGCCTGACCCGCGGCAGCGCTCCCGCCGGCGCGACGGTGCGGGGCCGCCCGCTGGCGCCGCACGGCGTCGCGGCGCATCGGCAGAGCGGTCCCGCCGGGGACGAGGTGATCGTCTCCTGGCAGATCGACGAACAGCCCGAAGTCGACGGCTTCCGGGTCGAGAGGCGCGTCGGCAGCGGCAACTGGAGCGCAATGCCGACCGAGCTGCGTCGAACGGAGCGCTCCTTCGTCGATCACGCTCCCGGCGGCGGACCCGCCGCGACCTATCGCGTGCGCGCCGTCTCCCACGCCACCGGCGACAGCGCACCGAGCGAGGCCGCCGAGCTCGCGGCAGCGGGAGCGACGCCATGA